AAGTAGTACCACGTAAAATGAAGTATAATTACCAGCAGTGACCCAGAGACCAAAAGACCGAGCTCCGTCGCCTTTAGCCGCAAACGTCCAGGGTGGAAGACGATTGGGTAGTTGGTGTAGAACAAatcgaaaagaaaggaaagctctAGCTCAACAACCCGAAATGCTCGCTCGAAGCCATTTTCATTCGCGAGCAAACCGTCTTGAATCAACTTCCAAGTCTTTTGGTGAGCTTCTTTGGGCAATGAATAGCCTCCAAATCTTGAGGAGAGAAGCTTATAGAGCGAAAACGAGAGGCAAATGTCCTTGAGCTTGCTGTCTTCGTCCCCGCCTGTCGAGCTCAAAAGCCATCCTTGGCATGCCCACACCTTCTCGACTGTGATCACTTGGTCCGTGATCTCCAATGGCTTGCGGCGGGTCAGCTGTTCCATTTTTGCTTGAGCTAGTTGCTCTTCCCCCTTCCAGGGTGGCAGCAGTTTCCAGGTCTCAAGAAGGAAGTCCACCCAGCTTAACAATCTGTCCTCTTCCCCTGTCACAACATACTCGTATCCTGTCATCAGATTAGGCGGGTTCGGATCAGGTGCGTTCGGATTAGGTGGATTCAGCGGATTTGGCGGCAGGTGTTCAGATCTCATGTAGTCAGCGATCAATTTGGTGGTTCTCTGTAGGCCATACGCACTCGCCATCCTGAGAGACGTTGTTCTATCACTGACCTTGACCTGCACCATGTTCAAAAGAAACCAGACCCCCAACCACATCGGCGACCTGGTAGCGTACACGACCAACAACGCGACCaacgcaaagttcttcatcaaATATTGCCAAGCATAGATCTTCCACTGCTCATTGTCCTCAAGGCTGTAGGCGGAGAACGTGTCGGAGCTGCCGAAGAAGATCAATAAAAAAACAGCCCAAACCGGGAACAGGTCATTTCGGAACGAAGATTCGGTCATGAGACCAAGCGTGTACGTGATGAGGTAGCTTGAGAGGGTGTATGCTGCCCACAACACGTTCTTGAGCACCGGGTGGAAGTGCGGCATGCGCCGACGCCTCGACGAGCCCCAGATGGTGAGACCGGTTAGTAGCAAGGCCGCGAGGAACACGAGAAGCTCAATCTTAGCGAGACTCGCCTTCGGAGTGTCGAGTTTCTTCATGACCGTTGTGGCCTCGGTGAGGGTATTGTTCACCACTCCCACTCTCAGTTGGCTTGATTGCAAGTTCCTCATGTTTGTGTCTGACGAACGATTTTGTCTTTCGAGAAATTTCGACCTTTCGGACCACGGGTTAAAAAAGGAGGCACCCCGCTATTTATACTGACAAATTCTCGAGCCTTCGTTTGGTTCTCACGAGTCGCTGGCTGACGCGCATGTGCTTCTTATCCTGAAAATCAAGTGGAAAGGAATGGCAACTATGTaaaggcatatatatatatatatatatcaatcaat
This sequence is a window from Rhodamnia argentea isolate NSW1041297 chromosome 3, ASM2092103v1, whole genome shotgun sequence. Protein-coding genes within it:
- the LOC115728764 gene encoding uncharacterized protein LOC115728764, whose protein sequence is MRNLQSSQLRVGVVNNTLTEATTVMKKLDTPKASLAKIELLVFLAALLLTGLTIWGSSRRRRMPHFHPVLKNVLWAAYTLSSYLITYTLGLMTESSFRNDLFPVWAVFLLIFFGSSDTFSAYSLEDNEQWKIYAWQYLMKNFALVALLVVYATRSPMWLGVWFLLNMVQVKVSDRTTSLRMASAYGLQRTTKLIADYMRSEHLPPNPLNPPNPNAPDPNPPNLMTGYEYVVTGEEDRLLSWVDFLLETWKLLPPWKGEEQLAQAKMEQLTRRKPLEITDQVITVEKVWACQGWLLSSTGGDEDSKLKDICLSFSLYKLLSSRFGGYSLPKEAHQKTWKLIQDGLLANENGFERAFRVVELELSFLFDLFYTNYPIVFHPGRLRLKATELGLLVSGSLLVIILHFTWYYLKKPLDEVQLAAPGGVSIDILVTTVIIVVFICLELVQFRFMAISDWAKVRWLCDYVREISWHGNEQIEKKIGRICRESREPWARKLGQYSLLESHGHTPSWWLTNSLTAAYIDPPRDGQQQIEPIKLSSEVKKAVLDSLISNHHELKNGQASLGRNKVVQLLWACGLKTQTRVIFAWHIATSICEHEVRISHPNFLVATDLSKYLAYLAAFSPKLLPDHPFDTECAFAQIILDTRDLLKDMFDWVRSINTCRDTNFEFANIGRENQKKEVVFGPSAPQAGKVASASYQLASAPYTGTTLDLTALE